The proteins below are encoded in one region of Aquisphaera giovannonii:
- a CDS encoding bifunctional serine/threonine-protein kinase/formylglycine-generating enzyme family protein has protein sequence MSSEMLRLTELQRIDELCDSFEEAWRSGRRPRIEDYLDRSTILARTVLFRELLAREIELRRQEGEAPEPSDYEGRFGEHGDLVGTVLGAMSPHDGDDPFLAVGTDHATGMEPPSTLDRTDPAAPGGRSVFWEDAGDGWGGKTILPERIGRYRPSRLLGRGNFLVFLAHDEQRGRDVAIKTARPGDPVGRRRLMSLGDEARRLRSLDHPGIVRLHEFVPPGDPQSGEGGADGFIVLEYVAGQTLENLMSRGRLDPGRLARIVADVASAVNHAHNAGLTHRDLKPSNILLDAMGRPRVCDFGLAIDEEIPRLRRGEVAGTVPYMSPEQVQGETNRLDGRTDIWALGVILYRGLTGRLPFRGRRTSDCFREILDREPRPPRQFGEFIPRELERICLRCLSRQMTDRYLTAADLASELRRWLAGARPEDENGERPPASPRGMRPFRGEDAESFVSLLPGPRGSDGLPESIRFWKLRIEGEEASRPFSVGVLFGPSGGGKSSFIRAGLLPLRDRRIVEPVVLDATPCGLEDRLLAELRLLAPQLPADVDIADAIGIIRDDQAVRPRKKILLVLDQFEQWLQGRPLGPSTALARALRQCDGRHVQAILLVRDDFWMATTRLMRAVEVPLLEGVNTAAVEIFDARHARKVLEEFGRSLGQLGPSSTVTPEESSRFLDAAVAGLLGPDDRVVPVRLSLLVEVIRHRQWTLEAIDALGGMEGIGVKFLEQAFDPVNSTPASRFRREEAEAVLRQLLPSPSSRIRESPRSARSLRAAAGCDDRPEDFADLLRLLENDLRLITPVEPLSAVGPAADTNDGDRARAAETHYQLAHDYLIRPVRQWLERKAMGTSEGRARLRLQAFAASWAHGPTRNRLPSLLEYLGILTSLPRRQWSAEESTLMNAAGRHHAVRLAFAALLTAGIAAAVLAIVARQEARAALDAALWAKDEMILEKAQRLDAFRGSVLGELERLERRARAEGEGQPVVDMLLFRYEPTRERAGRIRQLLLDAPDPDRVNALRRVLASQPGWAGPEELRRVMDDPRAEAGRRLRAACALRHLLPGDRSVPGDAAPAIAAALVQDGRHASRWMDLLGSAEGDLITPLGETCRDPDATPLARATASELLGEIFERQEEARRFAEVLVASRMDAAEILLRRLPSLGRQEDVVKSLRSVLAAPLGSPGVCRREDDDLAGRQAIASIALDLMGFEEHLTSLLSYGPDPRVRAVAIDHLAGIPIARPRLLVRVIEPQASPGARQAILMSWAEVRPGELSPDERAIVLEAAARTFRDDPDPGVHSAAELLLRRLGEASLVEEVKRQLLANPRPDAAAEWRIGPLGLTFVACRPSGPASIGSPPAQEGRKENEALHLRSLGHDFEVSTCEVSIDQFRRFRSDREPDMVYSHDPSCPANGVDWYGAARFCNWLTSQDPAIPWDQCCYPDVIAPGMLLDEGATGRSGYRLPTEAEWEFLCRAGTATTRPFGDSKELFPRYGWTWLNSDDRTRPVGQLLPNPLGLFDTLGNVWEWCHDGTLDDPQCPPYPESSPGRPAPDRQPGETFVGRPRRLLRGGAFCYSPSQARSAHRYMVVASNDEGTFGFRVVRTIPQRESPRNRPRVEGR, from the coding sequence ATGTCATCCGAGATGCTCCGCCTCACCGAACTCCAGCGGATCGATGAGCTCTGCGATTCGTTCGAAGAGGCCTGGAGGTCCGGGCGGAGGCCCCGCATCGAGGACTACCTGGATCGGTCCACGATCCTCGCCCGGACCGTCCTGTTTCGCGAGCTGCTGGCACGCGAGATCGAATTGCGACGCCAGGAGGGCGAGGCGCCGGAGCCGAGCGATTACGAGGGGAGGTTCGGCGAGCATGGCGACCTGGTCGGGACGGTCCTGGGGGCGATGTCGCCGCACGACGGGGACGACCCCTTCCTGGCCGTGGGCACGGACCACGCCACCGGCATGGAGCCGCCCAGCACCCTGGATCGCACCGACCCGGCCGCTCCCGGCGGCCGATCCGTATTCTGGGAGGATGCCGGAGACGGGTGGGGCGGGAAGACGATCCTGCCGGAGAGGATCGGCCGATACCGGCCGAGCCGCCTCCTCGGCCGGGGCAATTTCCTCGTCTTCCTCGCCCACGACGAGCAGCGCGGCCGGGACGTGGCGATCAAGACGGCAAGGCCCGGCGACCCGGTCGGCCGGCGTCGGCTGATGTCCCTGGGGGACGAGGCGAGGCGGCTCAGGTCCCTCGACCACCCCGGGATCGTGCGCCTCCACGAGTTCGTCCCGCCCGGCGACCCGCAGTCGGGCGAGGGGGGCGCGGATGGCTTCATCGTCCTGGAATACGTCGCCGGCCAGACGCTCGAGAATCTGATGAGCCGGGGCCGCCTGGACCCCGGCCGGCTGGCGAGGATCGTCGCGGACGTGGCCTCGGCCGTGAATCACGCCCACAACGCCGGCCTGACGCATCGCGACCTGAAGCCGTCGAACATCCTGCTGGACGCCATGGGTCGGCCGAGGGTCTGCGACTTCGGCCTGGCGATCGACGAGGAGATCCCGCGGCTGCGGCGGGGTGAGGTGGCCGGCACCGTGCCCTACATGTCGCCGGAGCAGGTCCAGGGCGAGACCAACCGGCTCGACGGGCGGACGGACATCTGGGCCCTCGGCGTGATCCTCTATCGGGGCCTGACCGGCCGGCTGCCCTTCCGAGGCCGGAGGACGTCGGACTGCTTCCGGGAGATCCTCGACCGCGAGCCCCGCCCTCCCCGCCAGTTCGGGGAGTTCATCCCGAGGGAGCTGGAGCGGATCTGCCTGCGGTGCCTTTCCCGGCAGATGACGGACCGCTACCTCACGGCCGCCGACCTCGCCAGCGAGCTGCGCCGATGGCTGGCCGGCGCGCGGCCGGAGGACGAGAACGGGGAGAGGCCGCCCGCCTCGCCCCGCGGCATGCGTCCCTTCCGCGGGGAGGACGCCGAGTCCTTCGTGTCGCTGCTGCCGGGGCCGCGCGGCAGCGACGGGCTGCCGGAGTCGATCCGCTTCTGGAAGCTGCGCATCGAGGGCGAGGAGGCGTCGCGGCCGTTCAGCGTCGGGGTCCTCTTCGGCCCCTCCGGCGGCGGGAAGTCGTCGTTCATCCGCGCGGGCCTGCTCCCGCTCCGCGACCGCCGCATCGTCGAGCCGGTCGTCCTGGACGCGACGCCGTGCGGCCTGGAGGACCGGCTCCTCGCCGAGCTCCGCCTGCTGGCGCCGCAGCTGCCCGCCGACGTCGACATCGCCGACGCCATAGGCATCATCCGCGACGACCAGGCGGTGCGGCCCCGCAAGAAGATCCTCCTGGTCCTCGATCAGTTCGAGCAATGGCTCCAGGGACGCCCGCTCGGGCCGTCCACCGCGCTCGCCCGCGCGCTCCGGCAGTGCGACGGCCGCCACGTGCAGGCGATCCTGCTCGTCCGCGACGACTTCTGGATGGCCACCACGCGACTGATGCGCGCGGTGGAGGTGCCGCTCCTGGAGGGCGTCAACACCGCCGCCGTGGAGATCTTCGACGCCCGCCACGCCCGCAAGGTGCTCGAGGAATTCGGCCGATCGCTCGGCCAGCTCGGGCCGTCGAGCACCGTGACGCCCGAGGAGTCGTCCCGGTTCCTGGACGCGGCGGTCGCCGGCCTGCTGGGGCCAGACGACCGCGTGGTCCCCGTCCGCCTCAGCCTCCTGGTGGAGGTGATCCGCCACCGCCAATGGACGCTGGAGGCCATCGACGCGCTGGGCGGGATGGAGGGCATCGGCGTAAAGTTCCTCGAGCAGGCCTTCGACCCGGTCAACTCCACGCCGGCGTCACGATTCCGGAGGGAGGAGGCGGAGGCGGTCCTGAGGCAGCTCCTGCCGTCGCCCTCCTCCCGGATCCGCGAGTCCCCGCGATCGGCCCGGTCGCTCCGGGCCGCCGCGGGTTGCGACGACCGGCCCGAGGACTTCGCGGACCTCCTCCGCCTGCTGGAGAACGACCTCCGGCTGATCACGCCCGTCGAGCCGCTCTCGGCCGTCGGCCCGGCCGCCGACACGAATGACGGCGATCGGGCCCGCGCCGCCGAGACCCACTACCAGCTCGCCCACGATTACCTGATCCGGCCGGTCCGCCAGTGGCTCGAGCGGAAGGCGATGGGCACCAGCGAAGGCCGCGCGCGGCTGAGGCTCCAGGCCTTCGCGGCGTCGTGGGCCCACGGCCCGACGAGGAACCGGCTCCCCTCCCTGCTGGAATACCTGGGCATCCTGACGAGCCTCCCCCGCCGCCAGTGGTCCGCGGAGGAGAGCACGCTGATGAACGCCGCGGGGCGGCACCACGCCGTGCGCCTGGCCTTCGCGGCGCTCCTCACCGCCGGCATCGCGGCCGCGGTGCTCGCGATCGTCGCACGGCAGGAGGCGCGAGCCGCCCTGGACGCGGCCCTCTGGGCGAAGGACGAGATGATCCTCGAGAAGGCACAGCGCCTCGACGCCTTCCGCGGCTCGGTGCTCGGCGAGCTCGAGAGGCTCGAGCGTCGCGCGCGGGCGGAGGGCGAGGGGCAGCCGGTCGTGGACATGCTCCTATTCCGCTATGAGCCGACGAGGGAGCGGGCCGGACGGATCCGGCAGCTCCTGCTGGACGCCCCGGATCCCGACCGGGTGAATGCCCTGAGGCGCGTCCTGGCGAGCCAGCCCGGCTGGGCCGGCCCCGAGGAGCTGCGGAGGGTCATGGACGACCCGCGGGCCGAGGCGGGGCGCCGACTCCGCGCCGCGTGCGCCCTGCGGCACCTCCTGCCCGGCGACCGGTCCGTGCCCGGCGACGCCGCCCCGGCGATCGCGGCGGCGCTCGTGCAGGACGGCCGGCACGCATCCCGATGGATGGACCTGCTCGGCAGCGCGGAAGGCGACCTCATCACGCCGCTCGGCGAGACCTGCCGGGATCCGGACGCCACGCCCCTGGCCAGGGCGACGGCCTCCGAGCTCCTCGGGGAGATCTTCGAGCGGCAGGAGGAGGCCCGGAGGTTCGCGGAGGTCCTCGTCGCCAGCCGGATGGACGCCGCGGAGATCCTCCTCCGGCGACTCCCCAGCCTCGGCCGGCAGGAGGACGTCGTCAAGTCCCTCCGAAGCGTCCTCGCAGCCCCGCTCGGGAGCCCGGGGGTCTGCCGGCGGGAGGACGATGACCTCGCCGGCCGCCAGGCGATCGCCAGCATCGCGCTGGACCTGATGGGTTTCGAGGAACACCTCACCTCCCTCCTGAGTTATGGCCCGGATCCCCGCGTCCGGGCGGTCGCCATCGACCACCTGGCCGGGATCCCCATCGCCCGGCCCCGGCTGCTTGTCCGCGTGATCGAGCCGCAGGCCAGCCCGGGTGCGAGGCAGGCGATCCTGATGAGCTGGGCCGAGGTCCGGCCGGGCGAGCTCAGCCCGGACGAGAGGGCGATCGTCCTGGAGGCCGCCGCCCGTACCTTCCGCGACGATCCCGACCCGGGCGTCCACTCCGCCGCCGAGCTGCTGCTCCGCCGCCTCGGCGAGGCGTCCCTCGTGGAAGAGGTGAAACGGCAGCTGCTCGCGAATCCCCGCCCCGATGCCGCGGCCGAGTGGCGGATCGGCCCGCTCGGGCTCACCTTCGTGGCCTGCCGACCCTCCGGCCCCGCGTCGATCGGCTCGCCGCCTGCGCAGGAGGGCCGCAAGGAGAACGAGGCGCTCCACCTTCGCTCGCTGGGTCACGACTTCGAGGTCTCGACCTGCGAGGTCAGCATCGACCAGTTCCGCCGCTTCCGGTCGGATCGGGAGCCCGACATGGTCTACAGCCACGACCCCTCCTGCCCCGCGAACGGCGTGGACTGGTATGGCGCGGCCCGCTTCTGCAACTGGCTCACCTCCCAGGATCCGGCGATACCCTGGGACCAGTGCTGCTATCCGGACGTGATCGCGCCGGGGATGCTGCTCGACGAGGGCGCGACCGGGCGGTCGGGGTATCGCCTGCCGACGGAGGCGGAGTGGGAGTTCCTCTGCCGGGCCGGGACCGCGACCACTCGTCCATTCGGAGATTCGAAGGAACTGTTCCCTCGGTATGGCTGGACATGGCTGAACTCCGACGACCGGACCCGCCCCGTCGGCCAATTGCTGCCCAACCCGCTTGGCCTCTTCGACACGCTTGGAAACGTCTGGGAGTGGTGCCACGACGGCACGCTGGACGACCCCCAATGCCCGCCCTATCCCGAGTCCTCCCCGGGCAGGCCGGCCCCGGACCGGCAGCCGGGAGAAACGTTCGTCGGGCGGCCGAGGCGTCTCCTCCGCGGCGGCGCCTTCTGCTACTCCCCGTCTCAGGCTCGGTCCGCCCATCGCTACATGGTGGTGGCCTCGAACGACGAGGGGACTTTCGGCTTCCGGGTCGTCCGCACGATCCCGCAGCGGGAATCGCCCCGAAACCGGCCCCGGGTTGAGGGACGCTGA
- a CDS encoding DUF1559 domain-containing protein, with amino-acid sequence MRIHPGRRRGFTLIELLVVIAIIAVLIALLLPAVQSAREAARRAQCGNNLKQIGLALANYASSTGSFPPGSIGYGSKPTADCVVRRRHTFMSLILPMMEQNNIYNALNFSLPAVASVGPFGLSVNGAMCNSTATTMTISSFICPSDQQISLPAIMTSGAGGVKGFGQSSYSGSAGTRDIQHWWYGCPASPSGIEPDGMFGYDYNYLIGDVVDGLSNTLFVGEATKFRNDPDQDNSNEWSNDYYSYSSITGVTRPNSVAYVLSKLNASMIVPDIPADGAGYGADWQRNPSTNFQNFGQWGFRSMHPGGVNFVFGDGSVRYLKDSIQVTNGTNPVNGYVNPGVLRKLATKNGGEVVSADSY; translated from the coding sequence ATGAGGATTCATCCGGGCCGACGCCGTGGCTTCACGTTGATCGAGCTTCTCGTCGTGATCGCCATCATCGCCGTCCTGATCGCGCTGCTCCTGCCGGCGGTTCAGTCCGCACGCGAGGCCGCCCGACGGGCCCAGTGCGGGAATAACCTGAAGCAGATCGGGCTCGCCCTGGCCAATTATGCGAGCTCCACCGGCTCGTTCCCCCCCGGCTCCATCGGGTACGGAAGCAAGCCGACCGCCGACTGCGTGGTCCGCCGCCGGCATACGTTCATGTCCCTGATCCTGCCGATGATGGAGCAGAACAATATCTACAACGCGCTGAATTTCAGCCTGCCCGCCGTGGCGTCGGTCGGCCCGTTCGGCCTGTCCGTGAACGGCGCGATGTGCAACAGCACCGCCACGACGATGACGATCTCCAGCTTCATCTGCCCCTCCGATCAGCAGATCTCGCTCCCCGCGATCATGACCTCGGGCGCCGGGGGAGTCAAGGGTTTCGGGCAGTCCTCGTACTCCGGCTCGGCCGGCACCCGTGACATCCAGCACTGGTGGTACGGCTGCCCCGCGAGCCCCTCGGGCATCGAGCCGGACGGGATGTTCGGCTACGACTACAACTACCTGATCGGGGACGTCGTCGACGGGCTGAGCAACACCCTGTTCGTGGGCGAGGCCACCAAGTTCCGCAACGACCCCGACCAGGACAACAGCAACGAGTGGAGCAACGACTACTACTCCTACTCGAGCATCACCGGCGTGACGCGGCCGAACTCCGTGGCCTACGTCCTCTCCAAGCTGAACGCGAGCATGATCGTCCCCGACATCCCGGCGGACGGCGCGGGTTACGGTGCCGACTGGCAGCGCAATCCCAGCACGAACTTCCAGAACTTCGGCCAGTGGGGCTTCCGGAGCATGCACCCGGGTGGCGTCAATTTCGTCTTCGGGGACGGCAGCGTCCGATACCTGAAGGACTCGATCCAGGTCACCAATGGGACGAATCCGGTCAACGGCTACGTCAATCCCGGCGTCCTTCGCAAGCTCGCCACGAAGAACGGCGGCGAGGTCGTCAGCGCGGATTCCTACTGA
- a CDS encoding DUF1559 domain-containing protein codes for MRERRLHPRGFTLIELLVVIAIIAVLIALLLPAVQSARAAAFRAQCVNNLKQIGLGLANYESAHGTYPPGSIRNGSGLTQDCNSPRRHTFFALILPQMEQNTIYNALNFNLNSLDQGMPYGLSGGDATAANTTAYNSVVASYVCPSDIKSRAYPSNLPGRSQASYAGVHGNKDVYHWWNGCPTTGPAVCEGDGVLNADYCYKLTAVTDGLSNTLFVGETSKFVGDADGDWFYQWTQDAWYGSWIDSTVSRMFSFASTIARPNSPVMIPEAQGDTTYYVDWDLNPNTPLERMGQWGFRSFHPGGVNFLFGDGSVRFIKDSIEVSGGIHPVNKTRMGGVYRKLATRAGGEVISSDSY; via the coding sequence ATGAGAGAGAGACGTCTTCATCCCCGCGGTTTCACGCTGATCGAGCTGCTCGTGGTCATCGCCATCATCGCAGTCCTGATCGCGCTACTCCTCCCCGCCGTCCAGTCCGCGCGGGCGGCCGCCTTCCGCGCCCAGTGCGTCAACAATCTCAAGCAGATCGGGCTCGGCCTGGCCAATTATGAGAGCGCGCACGGCACCTATCCCCCGGGCTCCATCCGGAACGGTAGCGGCCTGACGCAAGACTGCAATTCCCCCCGGCGGCACACGTTCTTCGCGCTCATCCTGCCGCAGATGGAGCAGAACACGATCTATAACGCCCTCAACTTCAACCTGAACTCGCTCGACCAGGGGATGCCCTACGGCCTCTCCGGCGGCGACGCGACGGCCGCCAACACCACGGCGTACAACTCGGTCGTGGCCAGCTACGTCTGCCCGTCCGACATCAAGTCCAGGGCCTACCCGTCGAACCTGCCGGGCCGGTCGCAGGCCTCCTACGCGGGCGTCCACGGCAACAAGGACGTGTACCACTGGTGGAACGGCTGCCCCACCACCGGGCCCGCCGTCTGCGAGGGCGACGGCGTCCTGAACGCCGACTACTGCTACAAGCTCACCGCGGTCACCGACGGCCTCAGCAACACCCTGTTCGTCGGCGAGACCTCGAAGTTCGTCGGCGATGCCGACGGCGACTGGTTCTACCAGTGGACGCAGGACGCCTGGTACGGCTCCTGGATCGATTCGACCGTCAGCCGCATGTTCTCGTTCGCCAGCACGATCGCGCGGCCCAATTCGCCCGTCATGATCCCCGAGGCCCAGGGCGACACGACCTACTACGTGGACTGGGACCTGAACCCGAATACCCCGCTCGAGCGGATGGGCCAGTGGGGATTCCGCAGCTTCCACCCCGGCGGCGTGAACTTCCTCTTCGGCGACGGCAGCGTCCGCTTCATCAAGGACTCCATCGAGGTCTCCGGCGGGATCCACCCCGTCAACAAGACCCGGATGGGCGGGGTCTATCGCAAGCTGGCCACCCGCGCGGGCGGCGAGGTCATCAGCTCCGATTCGTACTGA
- the phnX gene encoding phosphonoacetaldehyde hydrolase, giving the protein MSDATNRLTAVFLDWAGTTVDHGSRAPALVFQEVFRRRGVPITAAQAREPMGMAKREHIATIARMPEVADRWREVHGGPCIDGDVDAIYEEFLPLQLEVLRDHSEVISGVPEAVSACRGMGLKIGSSTGYTRELMKVVSAAAKEQGYEPDCVFGADDARRGRPAPYLLFRAAEALDVFPLWKTVAVDDTTIGIAAGRNAGCWTVGITRTGNGVGLSAEEIRRRPAAEVDELCRLAGESLRRAGADYVIESVADLPSIIERIQTRMARGESPPQ; this is encoded by the coding sequence ATGAGCGATGCGACGAACCGTCTGACCGCCGTCTTCCTGGACTGGGCCGGCACGACCGTGGACCACGGCAGCCGGGCGCCGGCCCTGGTCTTCCAGGAAGTCTTCCGCCGCCGGGGGGTGCCGATCACGGCGGCCCAGGCACGCGAGCCGATGGGCATGGCCAAGCGCGAGCACATCGCGACCATCGCGAGGATGCCCGAGGTCGCGGACCGCTGGCGGGAGGTCCATGGCGGCCCGTGCATCGACGGCGACGTCGACGCGATCTACGAGGAGTTCCTGCCGCTCCAGCTCGAGGTGCTGCGGGACCATTCCGAGGTCATCTCGGGCGTCCCCGAGGCCGTCTCTGCCTGCCGCGGCATGGGCCTGAAGATCGGCTCGTCGACCGGCTATACCCGGGAGCTGATGAAGGTCGTCTCGGCCGCCGCGAAGGAGCAGGGGTACGAGCCGGACTGCGTCTTCGGCGCCGACGACGCCCGCCGGGGCCGCCCGGCGCCCTACCTCCTCTTCCGCGCCGCGGAAGCCCTGGACGTCTTCCCCCTCTGGAAAACGGTGGCCGTCGACGATACGACGATCGGCATCGCGGCGGGCCGCAACGCCGGGTGCTGGACCGTGGGCATCACCCGCACCGGCAACGGAGTGGGGCTGTCCGCGGAGGAAATTCGAAGGAGGCCCGCGGCGGAGGTGGATGAGCTCTGCCGACTCGCCGGCGAATCGCTCCGGCGTGCCGGCGCCGACTACGTGATCGAGTCGGTCGCCGACCTGCCGTCGATCATCGAGCGGATCCAGACGCGCATGGCCCGGGGAGAGAGCCCGCCACAATGA
- a CDS encoding TIGR03364 family FAD-dependent oxidoreductase: protein MKSARYDVVIVGAGIVGLAHALAATRRGLRVAVLERHPAACGASIRNFGMIWPVGQPGGEPLGIALRTRELWLELAARDVLEVEECGAICLAHHEDELEVLREFAAAGTHPASMLSREQVLSRTSLAQPEGLLGGMYSPTDCRVDPRTASARIAAFLAHSRGVDISFGTTAVAIEGGAVRAADGRAWEAGRILVCSGSDLRTLYPDVLAESGLILCKLQMLRSVAQPRVGTPPHLASGLSLRHYASFAGCPSLPALKARVAAETPELDRFGVHVMASQFPGGEVVLGDSHEYGGDITPFDRTEIEDLILRECRKVFRLDDWTVRERWHGILSKHPERLVFEHEPEPGVHLFVGTGGAGMTLSLGLADRAWDRWTRRGTDR from the coding sequence ATGAAATCCGCGCGATATGACGTGGTGATCGTCGGTGCGGGCATCGTCGGGCTTGCCCACGCCCTGGCGGCGACGAGGCGAGGCCTGCGGGTGGCCGTCCTGGAACGCCATCCGGCCGCGTGCGGGGCCTCGATCCGCAATTTCGGGATGATCTGGCCGGTCGGTCAGCCCGGCGGCGAGCCCCTCGGTATCGCGCTGCGGACGCGAGAGTTGTGGCTGGAACTGGCGGCGCGGGACGTCCTGGAGGTGGAGGAATGCGGCGCGATCTGCCTCGCCCACCACGAGGACGAGCTCGAGGTCTTGCGGGAGTTCGCGGCCGCGGGGACCCATCCGGCCTCGATGCTCTCGCGCGAGCAGGTGCTGTCCAGGACCTCGCTGGCCCAGCCCGAAGGCCTCCTCGGCGGAATGTATAGCCCGACGGATTGCCGCGTCGATCCGCGGACCGCCAGCGCCCGGATCGCCGCCTTCTTGGCGCATTCGCGGGGGGTGGACATCTCGTTCGGCACGACCGCCGTGGCGATCGAGGGCGGGGCCGTCCGCGCCGCCGACGGCCGGGCGTGGGAGGCCGGGAGGATCCTCGTTTGCTCGGGGAGCGACCTGCGGACGCTCTACCCCGACGTGCTCGCGGAATCGGGCCTTATCCTCTGCAAGCTGCAGATGCTCCGCTCGGTCGCGCAGCCAAGGGTCGGTACGCCGCCGCACCTCGCGAGCGGCCTGTCGCTGCGGCACTATGCCTCGTTCGCGGGCTGCCCGTCGCTCCCGGCGCTGAAGGCTCGGGTCGCGGCGGAGACGCCGGAACTGGACCGGTTCGGGGTCCACGTGATGGCCTCCCAGTTCCCCGGCGGCGAGGTCGTGCTGGGTGACTCGCACGAATACGGCGGCGACATCACCCCCTTCGACAGGACGGAGATCGAAGACCTGATCCTGCGCGAGTGTCGCAAGGTCTTCCGGCTGGACGACTGGACGGTACGCGAGCGGTGGCACGGCATCCTCTCGAAGCATCCCGAGCGGCTCGTCTTCGAGCACGAGCCGGAGCCCGGGGTGCACCTCTTCGTGGGAACCGGAGGAGCCGGGATGACCCTGTCGCTCGGGCTCGCGGATCGGGCGTGGGACCGTTGGACGAGGAGAGGAACCGATCGATGA